In a genomic window of Pokkaliibacter sp. MBI-7:
- a CDS encoding N-acetylmuramidase domain-containing protein, whose protein sequence is MTTATSPDNSGSAQAQAQPEPKPTQFKLPVVQDDGKDFKTVDEAQRKRATDPAGFYLFGLNNFWHGGIHLNSRSFPQHKDQMPLRCIADGEVIAYRVNEQYFRQPLLNDAGTTESGQLCTSLDFCLVRHDYLSPKRKDPEQAPATKASPPAAPAVIAVKSGESYLVNTQSDPLTIRRSLESSVFDQASNKGKLPRNSRVSVIDGVPRQGGNGMDYYQVRVESTPAGSTVVIGDDVYAPARYLLATRHVVTADSNGRIDPAGDDVIKVGKDSVVDLIAQVPVKATRNGKSYTYLPVRVTAAAAPANAQGRVAQVGDTLNIIEQNLRAEPLPAPPPVLHEDDLIEQQNAPASPAAEPQGEQNRLRFYSLYMHLAPYEDYKAWEQQHRLQGAIMEVTGNVRLRALQDGSGDPLILASMPIKTLPAGSRVRRTSGSQSAIISGKSGAQDFVRVTPLIQSADQSWHDDPQTGYVALSHVKDVAQPTQPMPLYWVEQREGITKGTRNIFDDAKAPVDWLKEGTRVRYQPASRCAHPNRGDLIRCTVLDENAFAGFNGRRSTQGQSFWMELLPGEIHNSVEDQGIAPPDHANPGAESQVHHCSPPIPIKAGDPVGYLSRYDVQTATATGQQINSVYWSHLELFSDADDSAINALLDNAAQVNVGKQYLKLLDDPQRPIYLAIKDPGSSGSQPKMLDTHQPVSFEQSVAGSSVPMLIEMSSGASVTDDQGKVWYPSAEPGKYISADAGEVINQYELRKLGYQTLIESNNSADGFYKQDANSDSDVVAPFFQQLFKAIDTDHDGEVSLSELQLAFQNRSLRDVINRIVPRHPSEWHQPTIEAIKEWVEKRRQHGEERGGWSDGVKALFKTEVERIEKLEFLSQVPEIKAEKGLWHFEPFELVKWLGRSRRCYCHEQGIVDSPCFEGRKDVTKNDFETLASELGIEREVLRAIAVAETGDKTPFAEYVKGQQHAKILYERHYMKRFLRKSGMKEETINELEINEPTIVHGYVRGYQYGSEQIQYERLIRARQLDEKSANMSCSWGKFQVMGEYYHHLYESTQELVDAQNYCAFQHLQYYKVFLTKEKNLVKPMKEKDWLTIAIKYNGANQVGYDGKIERAYNALKVQW, encoded by the coding sequence ATGACTACAGCAACATCGCCTGACAACTCAGGCAGCGCACAAGCACAGGCTCAACCCGAGCCCAAGCCTACTCAGTTCAAATTGCCGGTGGTGCAGGATGACGGGAAGGACTTTAAAACCGTCGATGAAGCTCAGCGCAAACGCGCCACTGATCCGGCAGGGTTCTATCTGTTTGGACTGAACAATTTCTGGCACGGCGGCATTCATCTCAACAGCCGCAGTTTCCCTCAGCATAAAGATCAAATGCCATTGCGCTGTATTGCTGATGGCGAAGTGATCGCCTATCGCGTCAATGAACAGTATTTTCGCCAGCCCCTGCTAAATGACGCTGGCACCACGGAGTCAGGCCAGCTTTGTACCTCGCTGGACTTCTGTCTGGTACGCCATGATTACCTCAGCCCGAAACGCAAAGATCCAGAGCAGGCGCCCGCGACCAAGGCCAGCCCACCCGCAGCGCCTGCCGTTATTGCCGTAAAAAGCGGTGAAAGCTATCTGGTCAACACCCAGAGTGATCCACTGACCATTCGCCGCAGTCTGGAAAGCAGTGTATTTGATCAGGCCAGCAACAAGGGGAAGTTGCCCCGTAATAGCCGCGTCAGTGTGATTGATGGTGTGCCCCGGCAAGGCGGCAACGGCATGGACTACTATCAGGTCAGAGTGGAAAGTACTCCTGCTGGCAGCACCGTGGTCATCGGTGACGACGTGTATGCGCCGGCCCGCTACCTGCTGGCGACCCGCCATGTAGTGACAGCGGACAGCAACGGCCGCATTGATCCTGCTGGCGATGACGTCATCAAGGTGGGCAAGGATTCCGTAGTGGATCTGATTGCGCAGGTGCCGGTCAAGGCAACGCGCAATGGCAAGAGTTATACCTATCTGCCCGTCAGGGTGACCGCCGCGGCAGCTCCGGCGAATGCGCAGGGTCGGGTGGCTCAGGTGGGCGACACGCTCAATATCATTGAGCAAAACCTGCGTGCGGAGCCTTTGCCTGCACCTCCTCCCGTACTGCACGAGGATGATCTGATAGAACAGCAGAACGCCCCTGCCAGTCCTGCCGCCGAACCGCAAGGGGAACAGAATCGTCTGCGCTTCTACAGCCTCTATATGCATCTGGCACCCTATGAGGACTATAAAGCCTGGGAACAGCAACACCGGCTGCAAGGGGCCATCATGGAAGTGACTGGTAATGTCCGCCTGCGTGCCTTACAGGATGGCAGCGGTGATCCGTTGATTCTGGCCAGTATGCCGATCAAAACCCTGCCTGCAGGCAGTCGGGTACGGCGAACCAGTGGCAGCCAGTCCGCCATCATTTCAGGTAAAAGCGGCGCACAGGACTTTGTCAGGGTGACACCACTCATTCAAAGCGCTGATCAAAGCTGGCATGACGATCCGCAAACCGGCTATGTAGCGCTGAGTCATGTCAAGGATGTCGCCCAGCCGACGCAGCCAATGCCGCTGTACTGGGTGGAGCAACGGGAGGGTATTACCAAGGGGACTCGCAATATCTTTGATGATGCCAAGGCACCGGTGGACTGGCTTAAGGAAGGCACACGCGTCCGCTATCAACCGGCCAGCCGCTGTGCTCACCCCAATCGTGGCGACCTGATTCGCTGTACCGTACTGGACGAAAACGCCTTCGCCGGCTTTAACGGGCGGCGCTCTACCCAGGGGCAAAGCTTCTGGATGGAGTTGCTGCCCGGTGAGATTCATAACAGCGTGGAAGATCAGGGCATTGCCCCTCCTGATCATGCCAATCCGGGGGCGGAATCGCAGGTGCATCACTGCTCGCCGCCCATCCCGATCAAAGCGGGTGATCCGGTGGGTTATCTCAGTCGCTACGATGTGCAGACCGCCACGGCTACGGGGCAACAGATTAACAGCGTCTACTGGAGTCACCTTGAGCTGTTCAGCGACGCCGATGACAGTGCCATCAATGCCTTGCTCGACAATGCGGCTCAGGTCAATGTCGGCAAGCAGTATCTGAAGCTTCTCGACGACCCGCAGCGGCCCATTTATCTGGCCATCAAGGATCCTGGCAGCAGCGGCAGCCAACCCAAAATGCTCGATACCCACCAGCCCGTGAGCTTTGAGCAGTCAGTGGCAGGGTCCAGTGTGCCCATGCTGATCGAGATGAGCAGTGGTGCCTCGGTCACCGACGATCAGGGCAAAGTGTGGTATCCCTCCGCCGAACCGGGCAAATATATCAGCGCCGATGCAGGGGAAGTCATCAACCAGTACGAACTGCGTAAGCTGGGCTATCAAACCCTGATCGAGAGTAATAACAGCGCGGATGGTTTCTACAAGCAGGATGCCAATAGTGATTCCGATGTGGTGGCGCCCTTTTTTCAGCAATTGTTTAAAGCCATCGACACCGATCACGATGGTGAAGTGAGTTTGTCTGAGCTGCAGCTGGCCTTTCAAAACCGTTCTCTGCGCGATGTGATTAACCGCATCGTTCCCCGTCACCCCAGTGAATGGCATCAGCCTACTATTGAGGCCATCAAAGAATGGGTAGAAAAGCGCCGTCAGCACGGCGAAGAGCGCGGTGGCTGGAGCGATGGCGTCAAGGCCTTATTCAAAACGGAAGTGGAGCGTATTGAAAAGCTGGAGTTTCTCAGTCAGGTACCGGAAATAAAGGCAGAAAAAGGGCTCTGGCATTTTGAGCCGTTTGAATTGGTGAAGTGGTTGGGGAGATCAAGAAGATGTTATTGCCATGAACAGGGAATTGTAGACAGCCCCTGTTTCGAGGGACGCAAGGATGTTACAAAAAATGATTTTGAGACTCTTGCATCTGAGTTAGGTATTGAGCGCGAGGTACTGCGTGCTATAGCTGTTGCAGAAACTGGCGATAAAACTCCCTTTGCTGAGTACGTTAAAGGTCAGCAGCACGCGAAAATTTTGTATGAGCGACACTATATGAAAAGATTTTTGCGTAAAAGTGGGATGAAAGAAGAAACCATTAATGAGCTTGAAATAAATGAACCCACAATAGTTCATGGGTATGTACGAGGTTATCAGTATGGATCAGAGCAAATACAGTACGAAAGATTAATTCGAGCAAGACAGCTGGATGAAAAATCAGCAAATATGTCATGTTCTTGGGGTAAGTTTCAAGTTATGGGCGAGTATTATCATCATCTTTATGAGTCAACTCAAGAGCTTGTGGATGCACAGAATTACTGTGCATTTCAACATCTTCAGTATTACAAGGTTTTCCTGACAAAGGAAAAAAATCTTGTTAAACCTATGAAAGAAAAAGATTGGTTAACTATTGCCATTAAATATAACGGAGCTAACCAAGTAGGATATGATGGAAAAATTGAGAGAGCTTACAATGCTCTAAAGGTGCAATGGTGA
- a CDS encoding PAAR domain-containing protein has product MGKPAATVSHFHTCPAYCGDTPHVGGPVAAGSANVLIGGLPAARLGDKLVCNGPPDTIVEGSATVFINGLPAARMGDATAHGGQIVAGNGTVLIGNKSYSRDGSYVDHDEPEEKNTFSRRLGQNSEDSYGFSY; this is encoded by the coding sequence ATGGGTAAACCGGCAGCTACGGTATCCCACTTTCATACATGCCCAGCGTACTGTGGCGATACGCCTCATGTCGGCGGCCCAGTCGCGGCTGGCTCAGCCAATGTCCTGATTGGCGGGCTGCCAGCAGCAAGGTTGGGCGACAAGCTGGTATGCAACGGCCCACCTGACACTATCGTCGAAGGCTCAGCCACCGTCTTTATTAATGGCTTGCCAGCTGCACGCATGGGGGATGCAACCGCACATGGCGGCCAGATCGTGGCAGGGAACGGCACGGTCCTGATTGGCAATAAAAGCTACAGTCGGGATGGTAGCTACGTCGATCATGACGAGCCGGAGGAGAAAAACACGTTCAGCCGTCGACTGGGACAAAATTCGGAAGATAGCTATGGATTCAGCTATTGA